In Ammoniphilus sp. CFH 90114, the DNA window CCGATAAAATTCACGAGCTTCACGGAGATGGCCTGGTCAGGGTTGGCAGAGTTGGCATAGGTAGCGGCCGGAAAGAGCAGGGATACCGATAGTAGAAAAACGCAGCCCCATTTTCCTGCTTTCGCGAGGTAGTCTTTAGTAAGCACATGATGTCCTCCTTTTTCTATTAATCTCCTATTTAATTAGACTCGAAAAATGGATAGATGTTCCTTGGAATTAGGACAAAAAGGATAAAAAAAAACGAAGGCAACGGTTAAGTATACCTTCGGTAGGGATCTACGCTTCCTTATTTACCGGAGAAAGCACGCAACATCCATACATGCTTCTCTAGGCTAGAGAAGATAGCAAGAAGCATATCCCCTGTTGTTTCATCATTCTCTTCATCTGCAATACCCATTCCTTCTTTAAGTTCACCAAGTAATTGAGTAAAGTCTTCGATGATGGATTCTACCATTTTCTCGGCTGTTTCCTCACCGGACGCTTCTTGAACAGAGGAAAGAGCCAGAATATTTTTCATTGTGGCTACCGGTTGTCCACCTAAAGCGAGTAGACGTTCTGCTAGCTCATCAATATGTAGGGATGCTTCTGTATAGAATTCTTCAAACTTAGCATGTAGAGTGAAGAATTGAGGTCCTTTCACATACCAATGGTAATTATGTAACTTGATGTATAGCACGCTCCAGTTTGCAATTTGCTTGTTGAGGACTTGAG includes these proteins:
- a CDS encoding Dps family protein — translated: MNQPLTQVLNKQIANWSVLYIKLHNYHWYVKGPQFFTLHAKFEEFYTEASLHIDELAERLLALGGQPVATMKNILALSSVQEASGEETAEKMVESIIEDFTQLLGELKEGMGIADEENDETTGDMLLAIFSSLEKHVWMLRAFSGK